The nucleotide window CCTCTTTTGTAAATCAATTCCCTCACACTCTTGAGATTAGGGTATCTACAAAGCATAGACAACTGAGAAATAAGGTATGGAAAGCATGTGTAACTACTAAATACAAAAGCCACGAAGCAGGAAGGTAAAAATATACCCATAAGTCACATAAGGCTCGACCAGGTGAAGCATGTTCATTGTTGCCTTGTTCACTTTAAGAAAAACACCATTGAAAATCTGTAATGAATAGAAACCATCGATTTTGAGTTACACTATCCAAATGAAAAAATACACAGTTTCAAAAACCAGCAAATGTAATACCAATATTATATCAAAAGAACAGTTATTTCAATTAGATAACACACGTCACCCCTCAAAGGGAACACCTGCAACGTTGCAACAGAGAAATAGGAAATGCAGGAATAAATTCTCATAATCTGTATTCTCTTGGTATTGGAAAACATTTGGTAGGTTACCTGTCTCAAACGCAATAGCTGCAAGATCTTTCTTGTTCTCGGGTGCATGGCATTGATACTGAAAACAAGCATtaacatgttacaatttagtaatttatattcatatacaaatataataTCACAATAATCACATACCCACGGATTCGGATGATGAACAAGAGTTTAGCTTCTGGATCTACATAGAATCCTCCTTTCAACTTTGCCTCCCGCTTCAATTGAATCAGCTCTTTTTCCTGTCGGTTGTAGACCAGAAACAATAAGATTCCAAAGCTTTTAAGATTTGataaaatcaaattaaacaaaaacaaaatcagAACAAATTTACCTGAGCCTCGTACTCCTTTGCATACTGCTTAGCCCTAGTGTAAATCAGCTTGCGGTTCTCGACTTTCTTCTTCTTTGCAACTTCAAGCTCCTGCTTTTTGGCAAGCTCCCATTCTTCAGCCCTCTTCTGTTTCTTCAAGAGTGACTCAGGAACCACAGCCTTAACTTCCTCACCCATTTCTAGTCCGCGGCATTATCAATTCAAAACCCATCAGAAAACAAACAAATTCTACATATCTAAcagttctaaaaaaaaaaaaaaccctcgaAACATAAACAAAAAAATAGAAACAACGAAATGGGTTATCTAAATCAAGCTCTTTGATAGAAGAAAACTAGAAAATAAGTGCGAAGGAAAACCCATTTTCCTCTAATGAGCAATTAATTGTTAAAGAAATGGAAATTAAACACAGTACCTTGCCATTTCACTGACAATATAAAAAAACCAATACCTATCCGTACAATTGATTGATAAATATTCAAGCAAAACAGAacaattaaccaaaaatattagaTTTTATTACATAGAAATTGCTGTTCCTTCATTACAGTTCTTGGAGGTTTGCCAGAAAGTGGAGCGGATGCTTACCTCAGTGAACTGCGGAGGTACTGAGATGCGGCAGATGAAGAGGATCTAGGGTTTGCGGAAATTTTTACAAACTAGTATAGTGATTGATTTCCGGTCTCTAGGGTTTTTAGCtgattggatttgggcttttgTTTGAATAAAACTTGGATTGTTATAATGATCCAACCTAAAATGCGGCCCAATGCTTTTAAACAAAATCC belongs to Gossypium arboreum isolate Shixiya-1 chromosome 7, ASM2569848v2, whole genome shotgun sequence and includes:
- the LOC108449932 gene encoding 60S ribosomal protein L7-4-like, giving the protein MGEEVKAVVPESLLKKQKRAEEWELAKKQELEVAKKKKVENRKLIYTRAKQYAKEYEAQEKELIQLKREAKLKGGFYVDPEAKLLFIIRIRGINAMHPRTRKILQLLRLRQIFNGVFLKVNKATMNMLHLVEPYVTYGYPNLKSVRELIYKRGFGKLNKQRTALTDNAIVEQALGKFGIICVEDLIHEIMTVGPHFKEANNFLWPFKLKAPLGGLKKKRNHYVEGGDAGNRENYINELIRRMN